The following are encoded together in the Mumia sp. Pv4-285 genome:
- a CDS encoding PH domain-containing protein yields MSSSSGADPRPDGRRVFRPVGPAVVSVVAGACLWVLFFAIALTLPEEVRTQFTVLQTGTLVLFLVFVDVVLWGIVRSRVVADDAGIHVRNGYRTHHVAWTDVLDVAYTDGAPWPTLETRDDRRIMMVGIPASDGPRVRDAVWYLRERILESGA; encoded by the coding sequence GTGAGCTCGAGCTCCGGCGCCGATCCGCGGCCGGACGGTCGCCGCGTCTTCCGGCCGGTCGGCCCGGCGGTGGTGTCCGTCGTGGCCGGCGCCTGCCTGTGGGTCCTGTTCTTCGCGATCGCCCTGACGCTCCCGGAGGAGGTGCGCACGCAGTTCACGGTGCTCCAGACCGGCACCCTGGTGCTGTTCCTGGTGTTCGTCGACGTGGTGCTGTGGGGCATCGTCCGTAGCCGGGTCGTCGCCGACGACGCCGGGATCCACGTGCGCAACGGCTACCGCACCCACCACGTGGCGTGGACGGACGTCCTGGACGTCGCCTACACCGACGGTGCGCCGTGGCCCACGCTGGAGACCCGTGACGACCGTCGGATCATGATGGTCGGCATCCCTGCCTCGGACGGCCCCCGCGTGCGCGACGCCGTCTGGTACCTGCGCGAGCGGATCCTCGAGTCGGGCGCCTGA
- a CDS encoding SseB family protein, with the protein MASLAEPAFPGDDGSADPTLATALTAYDSDGDLGPVLAALSAARVLVPVVAVLGENAEPGSDKEADMATVMLTGADGRQALLAFSSLDTLGAWRADARPVPVWAREAARAALAEGATAMLVDLVGPVRAVVETDDLQHLADGDDLVGVGSSWAWSKRP; encoded by the coding sequence GTGGCATCACTGGCAGAGCCCGCGTTCCCGGGTGACGACGGATCAGCCGACCCGACCCTCGCGACGGCGCTCACGGCGTACGACAGCGACGGCGACCTCGGCCCAGTCCTGGCCGCTCTCAGCGCGGCACGCGTGCTCGTCCCCGTGGTCGCCGTGCTCGGCGAGAACGCCGAGCCGGGCAGCGACAAGGAGGCCGACATGGCGACTGTGATGCTCACCGGAGCCGACGGTCGCCAGGCCCTGCTGGCCTTCAGCTCGCTCGACACCCTCGGAGCATGGCGCGCCGACGCGCGGCCGGTGCCGGTCTGGGCCCGCGAGGCCGCCCGTGCGGCGCTCGCCGAGGGGGCGACGGCGATGCTGGTCGACCTCGTCGGCCCGGTCCGCGCCGTGGTCGAGACCGATGACCTCCAGCACCTGGCCGATGGCGACGACCTCGTCGGGGTCGGGTCTTCGTGGGCGTGGTCGAAGCGGCCGTGA
- a CDS encoding DUF4333 domain-containing protein codes for MRIPVRALAVCCAAVPLLAACGSDPIDSARLEQRIKVGYERQVDGTRVESVTCPTSIEREPGVTATCRLTLSTGVSGTIEITVRDDKKIEWEVSGGVG; via the coding sequence GTGAGGATCCCCGTTCGTGCCCTGGCCGTGTGCTGTGCCGCGGTGCCCCTGCTCGCCGCGTGCGGAAGCGACCCGATCGACTCCGCCCGCCTCGAGCAGCGCATCAAGGTCGGCTACGAGCGTCAGGTCGACGGCACGCGGGTCGAGTCCGTCACGTGCCCGACCTCGATCGAGCGCGAGCCGGGCGTGACCGCCACGTGCCGGTTGACGCTCTCGACAGGCGTGTCGGGCACGATCGAGATCACGGTGCGCGACGACAAGAAGATCGAGTGGGAGGTCTCCGGCGGGGTCGGCTGA
- a CDS encoding GNAT family N-acetyltransferase, with protein sequence MLYRVRTTIKDRPGVLASLARSCGDAGINILSLQLFPTHDGVTDELVVSVGPTWSEVRVHNLVVAAGGEQVSVTRCTARSLHDAPTSYLQAATRVATGRTRLADELTRLLETDPPDVADYAGHDVIALAGDRAIARAVPFTPAERARAEALGDLVGVVAAAATRRRTPVTAVGTPNRPARTGSGSDAALPAYEDPHVRVAVPEDTPALVELHSRCSEETLYRRYQAPMTGVIHRRMARRLATPVDGAALVAEVGAELVAHAVAAPLDEETPRTWEVGVIVEDAWQRRGIGTALVRGAARLAREGGADEIVVVSQPGNDAILRTIGRAGFVARIARADNTVRITVDVRLC encoded by the coding sequence ATGCTCTATCGCGTGCGTACGACCATCAAGGACAGGCCCGGCGTCCTCGCGTCCCTGGCGCGGTCGTGCGGCGACGCCGGCATCAACATCCTCAGCCTCCAGCTGTTCCCCACCCACGACGGGGTCACCGACGAGCTCGTCGTGAGCGTCGGCCCGACCTGGTCGGAGGTGCGGGTCCACAATCTCGTCGTGGCCGCCGGCGGTGAGCAGGTGAGCGTGACGCGGTGCACGGCGCGCTCGCTGCACGATGCTCCGACCAGCTACCTCCAGGCGGCCACCCGCGTCGCGACCGGTCGGACCCGGCTGGCCGACGAGCTCACGCGCCTGCTCGAGACCGATCCGCCCGACGTCGCCGACTACGCCGGGCACGACGTGATCGCGCTGGCGGGCGACCGCGCCATCGCACGAGCCGTGCCGTTCACGCCGGCCGAGCGTGCCCGGGCCGAGGCGCTCGGCGACCTCGTCGGCGTCGTCGCGGCGGCGGCGACCCGCAGGCGGACGCCGGTCACGGCCGTCGGGACGCCGAACCGGCCTGCGCGGACCGGATCCGGCTCGGACGCGGCACTGCCCGCGTACGAGGATCCGCACGTCCGCGTCGCGGTGCCGGAGGACACGCCCGCACTGGTGGAGCTCCACTCTCGGTGCAGCGAGGAGACGCTCTACCGGCGCTACCAGGCGCCGATGACCGGAGTGATCCACCGCCGGATGGCCCGGCGGCTGGCCACCCCGGTCGACGGCGCGGCCCTCGTCGCCGAGGTCGGTGCCGAGCTGGTCGCGCACGCGGTCGCCGCACCGCTCGACGAGGAGACGCCCCGCACCTGGGAGGTGGGCGTGATCGTCGAGGACGCCTGGCAGCGGCGCGGGATCGGCACCGCGCTCGTCCGGGGCGCTGCGCGGCTCGCACGCGAGGGCGGAGCGGACGAGATCGTCGTGGTCAGCCAGCCCGGCAACGACGCGATCCTCCGGACGATCGGCCGGGCGGGCTTCGTCGCGCGCATCGCACGCGCGGACAACACGGTGCGGATCACCGTCGACGTACGCCTTTGCTAG
- the infC gene encoding translation initiation factor IF-3 has product MVVARRLTGTNPGGPITTELRVNDRIRANEVRLVGPNGEQVGIVRLDDALRLAQESDLDLVEVAPTARPPVCRLMDYGKFKYEAAQKARESRRNQTHTIIKEMKLRPKIDQHDYDTKKGHVERFLKQGDKVKITIMFRGREQSRPELGFRLLQRLAADIEELGFIEASPRQDGRNMTMVVAPHKKKSEARVEAKEAKDRQMAERAAERDADAAYDKAQREASEQPVSAKKPRKRSENIDPDMEA; this is encoded by the coding sequence GTGGTCGTCGCACGACGACTGACCGGTACGAACCCAGGAGGACCCATCACCACAGAGCTGCGCGTCAACGACCGCATTCGCGCCAACGAGGTACGCCTCGTCGGTCCCAACGGCGAGCAGGTCGGCATCGTCCGACTCGACGATGCGCTTCGCCTGGCCCAGGAGTCCGACCTCGACCTCGTCGAGGTCGCCCCGACGGCCCGTCCGCCGGTGTGCCGCCTGATGGACTACGGCAAGTTCAAGTACGAGGCCGCCCAGAAGGCACGCGAGTCCCGGCGCAACCAGACCCACACCATCATCAAAGAGATGAAGCTCCGCCCCAAGATCGACCAGCACGACTACGACACCAAGAAGGGTCACGTCGAGCGGTTCCTCAAGCAGGGCGACAAGGTCAAGATCACGATCATGTTCCGCGGTCGTGAGCAGAGCCGCCCCGAGCTCGGTTTCCGGCTCCTCCAGCGCCTCGCCGCTGACATCGAGGAGCTCGGCTTCATCGAGGCCTCGCCGCGCCAGGACGGCCGCAACATGACGATGGTGGTCGCACCCCACAAGAAGAAGTCCGAAGCCCGTGTGGAGGCCAAGGAGGCGAAGGATCGCCAAATGGCCGAGCGGGCTGCCGAGCGTGACGCCGACGCTGCGTACGACAAGGCGCAGCGCGAGGCGAGCGAGCAGCCGGTTTCTGCCAAGAAGCCCCGCAAGCGCTCGGAGAACATCGACCCAGACATGGAGGCATGA
- a CDS encoding large ribosomal subunit protein bL35 gives MPKMKRNSGMKKRVKVTGTGKLVHKHGRRRTHMMQKSNTARTRLENGDQPIAKADVPRVKRMLGL, from the coding sequence ATGCCGAAGATGAAGCGCAACTCGGGCATGAAGAAGCGCGTCAAGGTGACCGGCACCGGCAAGCTCGTGCACAAGCACGGCCGTCGCCGTACCCACATGATGCAGAAGTCGAACACGGCGCGCACCCGCCTCGAGAACGGCGACCAGCCGATCGCGAAGGCTGACGTCCCCCGCGTCAAGCGGATGCTCGGTCTCTGA
- the rplT gene encoding 50S ribosomal protein L20: MARVKRSVNAAKKRRETLERASGYRGQRSRLYRKAKEQVTHSLVYSYRDRRAKKGDFRRLWITRINAGVRAHGMTYNRFIQGLRLAGVEVDRKILADLAVNDPNTFAALVETAKASLPADVNKPKAADAA; the protein is encoded by the coding sequence ATGGCACGCGTCAAGCGTTCCGTCAACGCAGCGAAGAAGCGTCGCGAGACGCTCGAGCGCGCATCCGGCTACCGCGGACAGCGCTCACGCCTCTACCGCAAGGCCAAGGAGCAGGTCACCCACTCGCTGGTCTACAGCTACCGTGACCGCCGCGCCAAGAAGGGCGACTTCCGTCGCCTCTGGATCACCCGCATCAACGCCGGTGTCCGCGCGCACGGGATGACCTACAACCGCTTCATCCAGGGCCTGCGCCTGGCCGGTGTCGAGGTCGACCGCAAGATCCTCGCCGATCTCGCCGTCAACGACCCGAACACCTTCGCTGCGCTGGTGGAGACCGCGAAGGCGAGCCTCCCGGCCGACGTCAACAAGCCGAAGGCCGCGGACGCCGCCTGA
- a CDS encoding TrmH family RNA methyltransferase produces MASPEHVLTPRTGRVKAARRLATRRFREKDRAFLAEGPQAVREALDLASRRPGLVHDVYATAAVTQRYPDLAAVAGDRWHVVDDEVVAAVSETVTPQGVVAVCDYLDRPLADVLDRAPRLLAVCAEVRDPGNAGAVIRCADAAGADAVLLLGDSVDPYNPKAVRASVGSIFHLDVVVERDTAAAIEAVRAAGLRVLAADGVADVDLFAAERGGLLDGPTAWLFGNEAWGLPETTRALADTVVSVPIFGRAESLNLATAAAVCLYASARTAHPARD; encoded by the coding sequence GTGGCGAGTCCTGAGCACGTCCTCACCCCCCGTACCGGGCGGGTGAAGGCTGCTCGGCGGCTCGCCACGCGGCGTTTCCGGGAGAAGGACCGCGCTTTCCTGGCGGAGGGCCCGCAGGCCGTCCGTGAGGCGCTCGACCTCGCGTCGCGTCGGCCCGGTCTGGTGCACGACGTGTACGCCACCGCCGCCGTCACCCAGCGCTACCCCGATCTCGCCGCGGTCGCGGGCGACCGGTGGCACGTCGTCGACGACGAGGTCGTGGCCGCGGTCAGCGAGACCGTGACGCCGCAGGGCGTCGTCGCCGTCTGCGACTACCTCGACCGGCCTCTGGCCGACGTCCTCGACAGAGCCCCTCGCCTCCTCGCCGTCTGCGCCGAGGTGCGCGACCCCGGCAACGCCGGCGCCGTCATCCGCTGCGCCGACGCCGCCGGCGCAGATGCCGTGCTGCTGCTGGGCGACTCGGTCGACCCCTACAACCCGAAGGCCGTCCGTGCGAGCGTCGGGAGCATTTTCCACCTCGACGTCGTCGTGGAGCGCGACACGGCAGCGGCCATCGAGGCCGTGCGCGCCGCCGGCCTCCGCGTGCTGGCGGCCGACGGCGTCGCCGACGTCGACCTGTTCGCCGCCGAGCGTGGCGGGCTCCTCGACGGGCCGACCGCGTGGCTGTTCGGCAACGAGGCGTGGGGTCTCCCCGAGACGACCCGTGCCCTGGCCGACACCGTGGTCTCCGTGCCGATCTTCGGACGGGCAGAGAGCCTGAACCTCGCAACCGCCGCGGCCGTGTGCCTGTACGCTTCCGCGCGTACAGCACACCCGGCGAGGGACTGA